The Rhodococcus antarcticus DNA segment TCCGGCCGTCGATGCTCACCGGCACGCCGGCCTCGAAGGCGAGCACGAGCTCGTCGGGGGCGAGGAAGTTGACGGTGGGATCCTCGGTGTAGCTGTAGACGTCCTTGGTGGGGGCGTTCCACAGGTCCTCGAGGAACCCGGTCTCCACCGCACGGCCCCACACGTTCTGGTCGATGGAGAACGGGGACTTCTTGGAGACGTTGATGGGGATCGCGTTCTCCTCGGCGAAGGCGATGGCCTTCTCCCGGGTCCACGCGTAGTCGCGGACGGGCGCGATGACCTCCAGGTCCGGGCCCAGCGCGCCGATGCCGACCTCGAAGCGCACCTGGTCGTTGCCCTTGCCGGTGCAGCCGTGGGCGACGGTGGTGCCACCGAAGGTCTTCGCCGCCGCCACGAGGTGCTTGACGATGAGCGGGCGGCTGATCGCCGAGACCAGCGGGTAGCGATCCATGTACAGGGCGTTGGCCTGGACCGTCGGCAGGCAGTACTGCTCCGCGAACTCGTCGCGGGCGTCGACGACGACGGACTCCACGGCGCCGCAGTCCAGGGCGCGCTGGCGGATGTCCTCCATGTCCTCGCCACCCTGGCCGAGGTCGATGGCCACGGCAACGACCTCCTTGCCGGTCTCCCTGCCGATCCAGCTGATGGCGACGGAGGTGTCCAGCCCGCCCGAGTAGGCGAGTACGACGCGGTCAGCCATGAGTGCTGTGCTCCTTCTGCTGCAGGTGGGTGATGCGGGTGGCGAGCTCGGCGCCGGTCAACGGTTCCCGGGCGACGACGACGATCGTGTCATCCCCCGCGATCGTGCCGACGACGTCGTGCAGGGCCGCGCGGTCCAGGGCGCTGGCCAGGAAGCTGGCCGCCCCGGGCGGGGTGCGCAGGACGGCGAGGTTGCCGCTGGAGTCGGTGGACACCAGCAGCTCGGCGAGCAGGCGGGCCAGGCGGTCGGTGCCGCCCCCGACGACGCCGTTCACGACCCGCTGCACCGGGCTGCCGTCCTCGGGGACGACGTAGACCCCGGCAGAGCCGTCGACGCCGCGGAGCTTGACCGCACCGAGCTCGTCGAGGTCCCGGGAGAGGGTGCCCTGGGTGGTCTCGACGCCCTCGGCGGCCAGCAGCGCGGCGAGCTCGGGCTGGTTGTGCACCGGGTGGGCGGCCAGCAGCGCGAGGATCCGCCCCTGCCGGGCGACCCGGCTGACGGGACTGCTCGACGGGCCGGCGGTCACGGGTGCTCCAGCAGCCAGGTCAGCAGGGCTTTCTGCGCGTGCAGGCGGTTCTCGGCCTCGTCCCACACCGCGCTGTGCGGGCCGTCGAGCACCTCGTCGGTGATCTCCATCCCGCGGTGGGCGGGAAGGCAGTGCAGCACGACGGGGTCCGCCGCGGCCCGGGCCAGCAGCTCGGCGTTCACCTGGAACGGGCGGAACGGCCGCACCCGGTCGAGCCCGTCGTCCTCCTGGCCCATGGAGGTCCAGGTGTCGGTGACCAGGACGTCCGCGCCGTCGGCCCCGGCGTGCGGGTCGGTGGTGGTGCGCACGCTGCCGCCGGTCAGCTCCGCGCGCGCCCGGGCTGCGTCGAGCACGCCCGGATCGGGGTCGAAGCCCCGCGGAGCGGCGACGGTGACGTGCATGCCGGCGGTGGCGCCCCCGAGGAGCAGCGAGTGCGCCATGTTGTTGGCCCCGTCGCCGAAGTAGGTCATCCGCAGGCCCGCCAGGGAGCCCTTGCGCTCGGCGATCGTCTGCAGGTCGGCCAGCACCTGGCACGGGTGGAAGGTGTCCGACAGCGCGTTCACGACCGGCACCGTCGAGCCCTCGACCATGAGCTCGAGGCGCTTCTGGGCGAAGGTCCGCCACACGATGGCGCTGACGTAGCGGCTCAGCACCCGCCCGGTGTCGTCGATGGTCTCCTCGCGACCCAGCTGCATGGTGCGTCCGTCGACCACCACGGCGTGCCCGCCGAGCTGGGCGATGCCGACCTCGAAGGAGAACCGGGTGCGGGTGGAGGCCTTCTCGAAGATGACGCCCACGCCCTGGGGTCCGGCCAGCGGCGTGTGGCTGCACGGCGCGGCCTTGAGCTCGGCGGCCAGGGCGAGCACCTCCGCCTGCTCGGCCGGGGCGAGGTCGTCGTCGCGGAGGAAGTGGCGGGTCATGCGAGGGCTCCCTGGGCTGAGGTCTCGGCGGCACGGTCGAGGATGGCGGGCAGGGCGTCGACGAACGACTGCGCCTGCTCCGAGGTCAGCACCAGCGGCGGGGCGAGCCGGAGCACCGCCGGACCGGGGGCGTTGAGCAGGAACCCGGCGTCCTCGGCCGCGGCCACGACGGCGGGACCGACCGGCGCGGTGAGCACGATGCCGAGCAGCAGCCCGGTGCCCCGGACGTGGCTGACGAGCGGGTGCCCGAGCGCCTCGATGCCCGCGGAGAGCTCCTTGCCCAGCGCCGCGACGTGGGCCAGGAGGTCGTCGGCGGCCAGGGTGTGCAGGACGGCCAGCGCCGCGGCGCAGCACACGGGGTTGCCGCCGAACGTGGTGCCGTGCTGGCCGGGCTGCAGGAGCTCCCCGGCCGCGCCGATCCCGATGCACGCCCCGATGGGCAGACCGCCGCCGAGCCCCTTGGCCATCGTCACCACGTCCGGGGTGACCCCGTCGGCCTGGTGGGCGAAGAACGTGCCGGTGCGGCCGACCCCGGTCTGCACCTCGTCGAGCACCAGCAGCGCGCCGTGGCGGGTGGTGATCTCCCGGGCTGCGGCCAGGTAGCCGGCCGGCGGCACGACCACGCCCCCCTCCCCCTGCACGGGCTCGAGGAACACCGCGGCCGTGTCGGCGTCCACCGCGGCCTCGAGCGCGGCGACGTCGCCGAAGGGCACGAACTCCACCCCGGCGGGCATCGGCTCGAACGGGGTGCGCTTGCCGGGCTGCCCGGTGAGGGCGAGAGCACCCATCGTGCGGCCGTGGAAGCCGTTCTCCGCGGCGATGATCGTGGGGCGGCCGGTGCGGCGGGCGATCTTGAACGCGGCCTCGTTGGCCTCCGCCCCGGAGTTGCACAGCAGCACCCGGCCCGGGTGGCCCAGGTGCGCCAGGAGCTCCTCGGC contains these protein-coding regions:
- a CDS encoding argininosuccinate synthase; translation: MADRVVLAYSGGLDTSVAISWIGRETGKEVVAVAIDLGQGGEDMEDIRQRALDCGAVESVVVDARDEFAEQYCLPTVQANALYMDRYPLVSAISRPLIVKHLVAAAKTFGGTTVAHGCTGKGNDQVRFEVGIGALGPDLEVIAPVRDYAWTREKAIAFAEENAIPINVSKKSPFSIDQNVWGRAVETGFLEDLWNAPTKDVYSYTEDPTVNFLAPDELVLAFEAGVPVSIDGRKLSVLQVIQELNTRAGAQGVGRLDMVEDRLVGIKSREIYEAPGAMTLITAHQELENVTVERELARYKRQVEQRWGELVYDGLWFSPLKDALDVFLAKTQERVTGEIRLVLHGGNVVVNGRRSTESLYDFNLATYDEGDSFDQSMAKGFVTLHGLSSKMAAKRDLGL
- a CDS encoding arginine repressor; this translates as MTAGPSSSPVSRVARQGRILALLAAHPVHNQPELAALLAAEGVETTQGTLSRDLDELGAVKLRGVDGSAGVYVVPEDGSPVQRVVNGVVGGGTDRLARLLAELLVSTDSSGNLAVLRTPPGAASFLASALDRAALHDVVGTIAGDDTIVVVAREPLTGAELATRITHLQQKEHSTHG
- the argF gene encoding ornithine carbamoyltransferase gives rise to the protein MTRHFLRDDDLAPAEQAEVLALAAELKAAPCSHTPLAGPQGVGVIFEKASTRTRFSFEVGIAQLGGHAVVVDGRTMQLGREETIDDTGRVLSRYVSAIVWRTFAQKRLELMVEGSTVPVVNALSDTFHPCQVLADLQTIAERKGSLAGLRMTYFGDGANNMAHSLLLGGATAGMHVTVAAPRGFDPDPGVLDAARARAELTGGSVRTTTDPHAGADGADVLVTDTWTSMGQEDDGLDRVRPFRPFQVNAELLARAAADPVVLHCLPAHRGMEITDEVLDGPHSAVWDEAENRLHAQKALLTWLLEHP
- a CDS encoding acetylornithine transaminase, whose protein sequence is MTTPLQQRWAASMMDNYGTPPLGLVSGSGAVLTAEDGRTYLDLLGGIAVNALGHAHPAVVEAVTRQLSTLGHVSNLYVSEPALQLAEELLAHLGHPGRVLLCNSGAEANEAAFKIARRTGRPTIIAAENGFHGRTMGALALTGQPGKRTPFEPMPAGVEFVPFGDVAALEAAVDADTAAVFLEPVQGEGGVVVPPAGYLAAAREITTRHGALLVLDEVQTGVGRTGTFFAHQADGVTPDVVTMAKGLGGGLPIGACIGIGAAGELLQPGQHGTTFGGNPVCCAAALAVLHTLAADDLLAHVAALGKELSAGIEALGHPLVSHVRGTGLLLGIVLTAPVGPAVVAAAEDAGFLLNAPGPAVLRLAPPLVLTSEQAQSFVDALPAILDRAAETSAQGALA